ttttttttttttttttttgccagttTCTCGTTTCTGCTTTTGTTGTGTTGTGTGCATTTCATCTAAGACCACAATATTATATTTCAGTGGTTATCCTTGCCCATCATTTAAGATCATCATCCTAGATGAGGCTGATTCGATGACAGAAGATGCTCAGGTACTCTGAACATCTTTAACCACAACATTTTGTACTTTGAATAATGGGTGGTACCATGAACTATGTGACTGATTGTGCAGAACGCCTTGAGGCGCACAATGGAAACTTACTCCAAAGTCACCAGATTCTTCTTCATATGTAATTATATCAGCAGGTAAATTCTTTTACTATGGTACCTAGATGTTGGTTAATTTCCTCGTCCATTCAATTGTATCTCACTGTCATTCATTCttcgatttttctctctttggGAATGTTTAATGATTGACTCGTAAATTTAATGATTGAGTTACTAGTAGAATAACATTCTTACTAAGTCGTAATGAAGAAGAACATTCTGTGGAGCGCTGAACTATGAAGCTGCCGATTTCGATAACCttttaactttcattttcttattcCTAAGGATCATAGAGCCCCTTGCTTCAAGATGTGCGAAGTTTAGGTTTAAACCACTTTCTGAAGAAGTCATGAGTAACCGTATATTGCATATTTGTAATGAAGAAGGTCTCAACCTTGGTGGTGAGGTGTGCACATATGCTTCAAGCTCTGCTCTTTCTTTCGCTTAGTCTTTGTCAAAACTGCTTATACTACTATGTAATTTCCATGTAGGCTCTTTCAACTTTGAGCACCATATCACAAGGTGATCTCCGGAGGGCTATCACGTATCTGCAGGTTGGTTGAAACTGTCTgtaaattgtaaaatatatttaatggaCGATATTAACTGTTAAATTTTGATCTCGTCTTTCCTCTTAAATATTATAGAGTGGTGCCCGGTTGTTTGGATCAACAATAACTTCTACGGATTTACTCAATGTGTCTGGGGTAAGGATGAAGATAATCTACTTTTCTGCAAGTGTATAGtagtttcattaaaaataaaactcaagTCAGATAGTTAATTTTGGGTGTCTTTTGAACCTTTCAGGTAGTCCCTCTGGAGGTAGTCAAGAGATTTTTTACTGCATGCAAAAGTGGTGATTTCGATATTGCGAACAAGCAAGTGGACAACATAGTTGCAGAAGGATATCCTGCATCTCAAATCATCAATCAGGTTATTATACCCCCCCCTCCCCCCACGTATAAGTCTTGCAATAGTGGTCATAACCACGTCTAATACAAGTCTCCTTTCAGCTATTTGATATAGTCGTTGAGGCTGGTGATGACATAACAGACAATCAAAAGGCTAAGATCTGCAAATGTCTAGCTGAAACAGATAAGGTGAGACTTCTCTTCCTGCCTCATCTATGTATTTAGTTAAAGACTCATGTGAGAATAGTTACCATCATCTCTGCTCAATTACATAACAAGTTTTAAGTCAAGTTCACATCTTTTAGACTTGTGTCTTTCACTGTCACTTGGATCTTTTAGATATGTTTCATCATCATTGTACCCTTTTTTGATGTATGCAGCGACTTGTAGATGGTGCGGATGAGTACCTGCAGCTTCTGGACGTTGCAAGCAATACGATTACTGCACTCTCAGAAATGGacttttaaaccctaaaccctttaaAGCTCTGCATCTTGGTTTGAATTTTAATTGTTCTTGTGTTGATTTTGAAACGTATGAATTGTCATAATGGCACTTGTCGAGTTATCATTACTCCTTAAATGTCGACAACTAAAAACGTGGGGGAGGTTACAACCGAAAAAAAGTTGGGAGTCAATTGCAGACGGAACCTGATTCTGCTGTTAccgttttgttttgttacaaCAGTAGGTCTTTTGgtaaacaaaactttttttgaaGTCATacataaatcataaaatagaaaaaatggtGGTATTATTTAATTGAAATTTTATGCTTTTTCAGTCAATATAgtaaatattatatactttttactgAAGATATTACCTTTTTAATATCAGTGAGATCCTccaaaaatgttaataaaattaaaaagtgtatttAATTACGTAGATACTCTTTATTTGGGTCAACACGTAGATACTCAACATCCACATAAAAAGGAAGGTTTGGATACACATCCAATGTGTATACAGAAAACATATATGCCCCCACAAATAAATTCTGTCAATAAGATTAGTTTCACATAAAAAAAACTGTTGTGAAACTGGTTTACGTTCTAAAAATAATCGGTCTTGAACTATATAAGTTGTTGTAATAACCTTAAAGAACTAATCAGAGAAACGTTgttttttattgtttgtttctcgatggttgatgatgatggtggtgacgGCTCTTTCAAGAGACCCGGAGCTGTGCCGTTTAACTGGGAGATCCGACCCGGTATCCCCAAGACAGCGACAAAAGATGATGTTCCCACTCTCCTTCAACCTCCCAAGAAACTTCATCCTCTCCGATTACAACAACTCTCACCTCCGTCTTCTCCCAGACCACGCGCTGTCTCTCCCTTCGCTCCCCCTCCTCCGTATGTCAAGCCCAAACCACCGTCTGCTTCGGGACCTCCGTCTCCCTATTGGCGAAGTTCATCAGCTCGAGGTAAACTCGAATCCGGTTCTCCTTTGCGGCGGTGGCGTCTTCTCAAGTCATTGATCGGGCTGAAGAAGAGTCTTAAGAGCCGCGACGTGAAAAAGAAGGACGGTGATCAGGATTCGATGTCATCACAATCTGACGAGTTCTACGAGTCGGGGACGACGTTTTCGCAGTCGGAAGGTTCAAGCAGGGGATCGGTGGGCACGAGCTGGAGCTCGCCGCATTCGTCAttgtcttcttcgtcttcttctctgAAACGTAACGAGTCGGATCTAAGCTCGTCTGAGAAAAAAGTCATGTTAATGATGGCTCGTGCGCACCTCGGTTAGACCATGTAATGTGTACATATTGCTTCTTTTGTCTTTCattcaatatgtttttttttttttttagaataagaCCTTTCTTGTAGCTTACGTTACATTCGTTGCCCTAAACCTAAGTAACATAGTCCATggcaaatgattttttttttatatagagaaCTGTTTTTGATTCACAATGATAATTCCAGAGAGTTTTGATACTACATGAAAACACTAACATATAACTACGGTCTTCAAAGACAATAACTTCGCTCAAAACAATAAGCTAAAGAGATGGGTTTTAGTTTAACCCTAAGCCAGACCCGGATCCAGAACCAGTAGAAGACCTAACCATCGGGTGACTAAATGGAGGTTGGTTGATGGATGCTGGACCTGCAGGGTTATTATTAAGTTGGTTGTTGCCAAACAGTGAAGGCGTTGATCCTGCATTGGTCTGTATAGCATTGAGAGGTAATCTCGGGCCAAAGGAGAATGcttgctgttgttgttgctggcgTGCCATGAACTGCATCTGCGCATGGAGTTGTGGGTTGTTGCTGAATCCTGGGATGATGCTTGGTTGAGAAGAGGAAGCTGAACCTTGTTGTTGCTGGAGGAGAGTATTGATGTTGTTACCACCACCAGTGGATAGAGACATCCCTTGGAGATTATTAGTGTTACTAGTCTGTCCAGGTGATCCAAATCTTGCTGAGACCATACGAGCTCGTTCTGCAGCAAATCTCTGACGGGTTTTCTCCACTTGTTCGCATTCTTTCATCAACAACGTTTCGATTTCTGCAAACTGCTTTAGCTTCAGCTCCATCCTCTTCAGCTGCACATCAGCAATAAAACACTATCAACAAACCATATAAATTATCAACGTCAACTAGGTTCTGCTGTATTTATACCTGATGATTTACGATATTTGCAGAAAGCCTTTGGATTTCACGTTCCTCATGATCAGCAAACAACTTTGCTTTGGTTGCTGCAGCTGATAGACCGGCTCTAAATGCTGCCATAACCTTGTCCTGTGGCAGAGGAGTCGGTGCTTCCGCTCCGTTTTGGCATGTTGTTTCTTTTACCATCAAAGGAGATATGTATTTGACACAATTACGTTACAAAACAATGGAGTTAAAAAAACTAACTGTAAAGTGAACAATCAAGCAAAGTGCCTTACCATCAACCAAGCTGGGATCTTTTCCTTCAGATTTGGACCTTAATAATAGATTGAAAAGTTTCAGCAAAAGTCCATAAGATAAGTTGAATGAAAGTGCTACCACAAAGAGTTAGAAAACGGATAGTAGTAATCACGAAACACACTAACCTATCATCCGCGGATAAAACCATGAGGGACTCATGGGCACAGGACGAAGCAACTCTAGGTCCAACTGCTGATGCCAAAAATGCTACCTAAAAATGTTTCAGGTATCAGAGAATCATAGTTAATAGAGAGGACCAACTTTTTACACTCTCTAAAATATGCACACAGTTTAAGTTTCATATCAACGGATTCATGGATCACATGGTATGATCACAAGGATAATGAGAAGCGTATATGAATAAAAATTCACAAACCAATGCCATAACCGGATTAGGAGACTTCACGAAAGGAAGATTGATCTCAGTTTCAGATTCTTGCTCAGAAGATCCTGCCAAAAGAAAGTCGCACAATGAGTATAGCATTTCAAAAGCAAGCCTACAGCTAAacaatggttttgagatgaagtaaaaaaaaaaaaaaaaaaatcacctggTAAAGCCCCATTTGAATCTGTTCCTTTATGGTCATATCCATTTGTAGGGTTTGCCGGGTAAGCTACACCTGGAAGCTCAACGTTATCCAAAAGACCATCCTCCACAGGTAATCGAAGAAAATGAAGAATGCATTGAGCTTTTGACTTGGAACCAACATGGTCCGCAATCTGAACCCAGTTTTCATTGTAGAGTTCCACAGCTTCAAGAAGCAAGAGAGTTTCCTGATCACTCCAATTCTCTCCATCTTGATCGCCGTACTGTTTGGTCGTATCCACCCTTACAAAGTCAATACAAGAATGTCCAGCAACAAATCTTGCATGGTGAAAACAATCAGAGCATAAAAGTACATCCTCCTGTAAACAGTAAGCAAGA
This region of Brassica napus cultivar Da-Ae chromosome C5, Da-Ae, whole genome shotgun sequence genomic DNA includes:
- the LOC106397437 gene encoding replication factor C subunit 4-like, translating into MAPVIQSTQPWVEKYRPKQVKDVAHQEEVVRVLTNTLETANCPHMLFYGPPGTGKTTTALAIAHQLFGPELYKSRVLELNASDDRGINVVRTKIKDFAAVAVGSSNRQGGYPCPSFKIIILDEADSMTEDAQNALRRTMETYSKVTRFFFICNYISRIIEPLASRCAKFRFKPLSEEVMSNRILHICNEEGLNLGGEALSTLSTISQGDLRRAITYLQSGARLFGSTITSTDLLNVSGVVPLEVVKRFFTACKSGDFDIANKQVDNIVAEGYPASQIINQLFDIVVEAGDDITDNQKAKICKCLAETDKRLVDGADEYLQLLDVASNTITALSEMDF
- the LOC106401330 gene encoding uncharacterized protein LOC106401330 translates to MVDDDGGDGSFKRPGAVPFNWEIRPGIPKTATKDDVPTLLQPPKKLHPLRLQQLSPPSSPRPRAVSPFAPPPPYVKPKPPSASGPPSPYWRSSSARGKLESGSPLRRWRLLKSLIGLKKSLKSRDVKKKDGDQDSMSSQSDEFYESGTTFSQSEGSSRGSVGTSWSSPHSSLSSSSSSLKRNESDLSSSEKKVMLMMARAHLG
- the LOC106401329 gene encoding SWI/SNF complex subunit SWI3C, with protein sequence MPASEDRRGKWKRRKRGGRRPKQEEEDMEEEDEDNNNNEEMEDADNADELHQNGGATPDPGPGVNEVVEDSGTRISDFPSVVRRVVIRPHASVTAVVAAERAGLIGESRGQGSLPSLENISYGQLQALSTVPADSVSLDTERSDGASSAYVISPPLIMEGEGVVKRFGDKVHVLPMHSAWFAPNTVDRLERQVVPQFFSGKSPNHSPESYMHFRNAIVSKYTDNPEKALTISDCQGLVDGVDNEDFARVFRFLDHWGIINYCATSQCHPEPSRDISDVREDSNGEVHVPSAALTSIESLIKFNKPSCGHKSDSSVSCSDVDLPDLDIRIREHLCDNHCNHCSRPLPTVYFQSQKKEDVLLCSDCFHHARFVAGHSCIDFVRVDTTKQYGDQDGENWSDQETLLLLEAVELYNENWVQIADHVGSKSKAQCILHFLRLPVEDGLLDNVELPGVAYPANPTNGYDHKGTDSNGALPGSSEQESETEINLPFVKSPNPVMALVAFLASAVGPRVASSCAHESLMVLSADDRSKSEGKDPSLVDETTCQNGAEAPTPLPQDKVMAAFRAGLSAAATKAKLFADHEEREIQRLSANIVNHQLKRMELKLKQFAEIETLLMKECEQVEKTRQRFAAERARMVSARFGSPGQTSNTNNLQGMSLSTGGGNNINTLLQQQQGSASSSQPSIIPGFSNNPQLHAQMQFMARQQQQQQAFSFGPRLPLNAIQTNAGSTPSLFGNNQLNNNPAGPASINQPPFSHPMVRSSTGSGSGSGLGLN